The Acidimicrobiales bacterium genome includes a region encoding these proteins:
- a CDS encoding WhiB family transcriptional regulator produces MLAELDISPVVQAEAACRDLEGAPTGVFFSEDLHDVIRAKRICAECPVRVPCLEGAIARHEPWGVWGGHLFLNGRILTTKRRAGRPPKVPRPEDELPDIPVPVHLRGYLRTA; encoded by the coding sequence ATGCTCGCCGAGCTCGACATCTCCCCCGTCGTGCAGGCCGAGGCCGCCTGCCGAGACCTCGAGGGCGCGCCGACCGGCGTGTTCTTCTCCGAGGACCTCCACGACGTCATCCGGGCCAAGCGGATCTGCGCGGAGTGCCCGGTCCGGGTGCCGTGCCTCGAGGGGGCGATCGCCCGCCACGAGCCGTGGGGCGTCTGGGGCGGACACCTGTTCCTCAACGGGCGGATCCTGACCACCAAGCGACGGGCGGGACGTCCCCCCAAGGTGCCCCGCCCCGAGGACGAGCTTCCCGACATCCCGGTGCCGGTCCACCTGAGGGGCTACCTCCGCACCGCGTGA